The following are encoded in a window of Sminthopsis crassicaudata isolate SCR6 chromosome 3, ASM4859323v1, whole genome shotgun sequence genomic DNA:
- the LOC141562478 gene encoding olfactory receptor 51L1-like: MADFNTSSDLSTTFYFIGIPGYEALHHWISIPFCIFYLIGIVGNCIILHIVRTDPSLHEPMYYFLAMLSLTDMGMSFPTLISLFRVLWSISRKIEFNTCVIQMFFIHTFSNTESAVLLAMAFDRYVAICHPLRYSTILTPQRIGKIGIAAFLRSSLPIIPLMIRLAYFPFCRSHVLSHSYCLHQDLIRLACADIKFNVIYGLVLVIILWGFDSLGILISYIFILRSVLSIASRKERLKALNTCASHICAVLILYVPMIGLSLVHRFAKHASPLVHIFMAHIYLLVPPVLNPLIYSVKTKQIRTGIIRLFVPTRIRST; the protein is encoded by the coding sequence ATGGCAGACTTCAATACCAGTAGTGACCTATCTACCACATTCTACTTCATTGGAATTCCTGGATATGAGGCACTACATCACTGGATCTCCATCCCTTTCTGCATCTTCTACCTGATTGGGATAGTGGGCAACTGTATTATCCTTCATATAGTCAGGACTGACCCAAGTCTTCATGAACCCATGTATTATTTCTTGGCCATGTTGTCTCTCACTGATATGGGCATGTCCTTTCCCACTCTTATATCACTCTTCAGAGTGCTGTGGTCCATCTCCAGGAAGATTGAATTCAACACTTGTGTGATACAGATGTTCTTCATCCATACTTTCTCCAACACAGAATCAGCAGTGCTCCTGGCAATGGCCTTTGACCGCTATGTAGCAATCTGTCACCCCTTGAGGTATTCCACCATCCTCACTCCACAGCGCATTGGCAAGATTGGAATAGCAGCTTTTCTCAGGAGTTCACTACCCATTATTCCACTGATGATCCGTCTTGCATACTTTCCTTTTTGTCGCTCCCATGTCCTTTCTCATTCTTACTGCCTACATCAGGACTTGATTCGCTTGGCTTGTGCTGATATTAAGTTTAATGTCATCTATGGGTTGGTTTTAGTTATCATTCTATGGGGATTTGATTCCCTGGGCATTCTGATTTCTTATATCTTCATTCTCCGTTCTGTGCTAAGCATTGCATCACGGAAGGAAAGGCTCAAAGCTCTCAACACATGTGCCTCCCACATCTGTGCTGTCCTCATCCTCTATGTGCCCATGATTGGTCTGTCTCTTGTCCACCGTTTTGCAAAGCATGCCTCTCCCCTTGTCCACATTTTCATGGCTCACATCTACTTGCTGGTGCCTCCTGTGCTCAATCCTCTAATCTATAGTGTAAAGACCAAGCAGATTCGCACAGGGATAATCCGTCTATTTGTCCCCACAAGAATTCGTTCTACCTAG